A portion of the Streptomyces sp. NBC_00376 genome contains these proteins:
- a CDS encoding siderophore-interacting protein — protein sequence MAERPARQAPQAQGAEVLRTERITPHMVRVVLGGEGLAGFELAGFTDHYVKLCFAPEGADYAHPFDMARIREEQPRELWPTTRTYTVRSWDPATRELAIDFVVHGDEGLAGPWALRAAPGDQVTFLGPGGGYGPDASADWHLLAGDESALPAVAAALERMPAGAVAHAFIEVADAAEEQKIVTPDGVEVTWLHRGERPVGEALTAAVKELEFPAGEVQAFIHGEAGFVKEIRRHLRLERGIPLSRLSISGYWRLGQNDDAWRSVKREWNAQVEREQEGTA from the coding sequence GTGGCAGAACGACCGGCGCGGCAGGCACCCCAGGCACAGGGGGCCGAGGTGCTGCGCACCGAGCGGATCACCCCGCACATGGTGCGCGTGGTGCTCGGCGGTGAGGGCCTCGCCGGCTTCGAGCTCGCCGGGTTCACCGACCACTACGTCAAACTCTGCTTCGCCCCCGAGGGCGCCGACTACGCGCACCCCTTCGACATGGCCCGCATCCGCGAGGAGCAGCCGCGCGAACTGTGGCCCACGACCCGAACGTACACGGTGCGTTCCTGGGATCCGGCCACCCGTGAGCTGGCGATCGACTTCGTGGTCCACGGCGACGAGGGCCTCGCCGGGCCCTGGGCGCTGCGGGCGGCCCCGGGCGACCAGGTGACCTTCCTCGGTCCTGGCGGCGGCTACGGCCCTGACGCCTCGGCGGACTGGCACCTGCTGGCGGGCGACGAGAGCGCGCTGCCGGCCGTCGCGGCGGCCCTGGAGCGGATGCCGGCGGGTGCGGTGGCGCACGCGTTCATCGAGGTGGCGGACGCCGCCGAGGAGCAGAAGATCGTGACGCCGGACGGTGTCGAGGTGACCTGGCTGCACCGCGGGGAGCGCCCGGTCGGCGAGGCGCTGACCGCCGCGGTCAAGGAGCTGGAGTTCCCGGCGGGCGAGGTCCAGGCATTCATCCACGGCGAGGCGGGCTTCGTGAAGGAGATCCGCCGCCATCTGCGCCTGGAGCGCGGGATCCCGCTCTCCCGGCTGTCGATATCGGGCTACTGGCGGCTCGGCCAGAACGACGACGCCTGGCGCTCGGTCAAGCGCGAGTGGAACGCACAGGTGGAGCGCGAGCAGGAAGGCACCGCGTAA
- a CDS encoding 5'-3' exonuclease — protein sequence MLLDTASLYYRAYFGVPDSVRAPDGTPVNAVRGLLDFIGRLVQDHRPDDLVACMDADWRPHWRVELIPTYKAHRVAVETAEGLPDEEETPDTLAPQVPVIEDVLDALGIARVGVADYEADDVIGTLTGLATGPVDIVTGDRDLYQLVDDARGVRVLYPLKGVGSLQLTDEAWLREKYGVDGSGYVDLALLRGDPSDGLPGVPGIGEKTAAKLLDAFGDLAGIMAAVDDPKAKLTPSQRKRLDEARDYVAVAPKVVRVAGDVPLPEFDPTLPAGPRDPAALEALAKRWGLGGAVQRLLSTLRD from the coding sequence ATGCTCCTCGACACCGCTTCCCTCTACTACCGCGCCTACTTCGGGGTCCCCGACTCGGTGCGCGCCCCGGACGGGACACCGGTCAACGCCGTGCGCGGGCTGCTCGACTTCATCGGGCGCCTGGTGCAGGACCACCGGCCGGACGACCTGGTCGCCTGCATGGACGCGGACTGGCGGCCCCACTGGCGGGTCGAGCTGATCCCGACGTACAAGGCGCACCGGGTCGCGGTGGAGACCGCCGAGGGGCTGCCCGACGAGGAGGAGACCCCCGACACGCTGGCCCCGCAGGTGCCGGTCATCGAGGACGTGCTCGACGCGCTCGGCATCGCCCGCGTCGGCGTCGCGGACTACGAGGCGGACGATGTGATCGGCACGCTCACCGGCCTGGCCACCGGCCCCGTGGACATCGTCACCGGCGACCGGGATCTCTATCAGCTGGTCGACGACGCGCGCGGGGTCCGGGTGCTCTACCCGCTGAAGGGGGTCGGCTCGCTCCAGCTGACCGACGAGGCGTGGCTGCGGGAGAAGTACGGCGTGGACGGCTCCGGCTACGTCGATCTCGCGCTGCTGCGCGGCGACCCCAGCGACGGGCTGCCGGGCGTCCCGGGCATCGGCGAGAAGACCGCTGCGAAGCTGCTGGACGCCTTCGGTGACCTGGCCGGGATCATGGCCGCCGTCGACGACCCGAAGGCCAAGCTGACGCCGTCGCAGCGCAAGCGGCTCGACGAGGCGCGGGACTACGTGGCCGTCGCGCCGAAGGTGGTCCGGGTCGCCGGTGACGTACCACTGCCGGAATTCGACCCCACGCTGCCCGCCGGGCCGCGCGATCCCGCCGCCCTGGAAGCCCTCGCCAAGCGATGGGGACTGGGCGGAGCGGTGCAGCGCCTGCTCTCCACTCTCCGGGACTGA
- a CDS encoding MerR family transcriptional regulator has translation MRIGELSSRSGVPVPTIKFYVREGLLPAGQLTSPNQASYDSGHERRLRLIRALLDVGGLSLAAIGDVLRVVEDPAQPVHKVLSAAAKRLTPLNEDEAGPELEDARDEVAELVERRGWRVEAHGPAGESLAGVIVALRRAGHGGFVELLDDYAAAAEPVARADLDYVGRRVAREDLVESVVVGTVLGEAMFSALRRLAHVDASARAYDGDGGARGRGGEGAEGGPAGDGGEGTEVPGAGG, from the coding sequence GTGCGCATCGGCGAGTTGAGCAGCAGGTCCGGGGTCCCGGTACCGACGATCAAGTTCTATGTACGTGAAGGGCTGCTGCCGGCAGGGCAGTTGACCAGTCCGAACCAGGCGAGTTACGACTCCGGGCACGAGCGCAGGCTGCGGCTGATCCGCGCCCTGCTGGATGTTGGCGGGCTCTCGCTGGCCGCCATCGGCGATGTGCTGCGGGTGGTCGAGGACCCGGCGCAGCCGGTGCACAAGGTGCTGAGCGCCGCGGCGAAGCGCCTCACCCCGCTGAACGAGGACGAGGCGGGGCCCGAACTGGAGGATGCCCGCGACGAGGTGGCGGAGCTGGTGGAGCGGCGGGGCTGGCGGGTCGAGGCGCACGGTCCGGCGGGCGAGTCCCTGGCCGGGGTGATCGTCGCGCTGCGGCGGGCAGGGCACGGAGGCTTCGTCGAGCTGCTCGACGATTACGCGGCCGCCGCCGAACCGGTCGCGCGGGCCGACCTCGACTACGTGGGGCGGCGGGTGGCGCGCGAGGACCTGGTGGAGAGCGTGGTGGTGGGCACGGTGCTGGGCGAGGCGATGTTCAGCGCGCTGCGACGGCTCGCGCATGTGGACGCGTCCGCGCGCGCCTATGACGGGGACGGAGGGGCACGCGGTCGGGGCGGCGAGGGCGCGGAGGGTGGCCCGGCCGGCGACGGTGGGGAAGGCACGGAGGTGCCGGGCGCCGGTGGGTGA